The following are from one region of the Capsicum annuum cultivar UCD-10X-F1 chromosome 1, UCD10Xv1.1, whole genome shotgun sequence genome:
- the LOC124896749 gene encoding uncharacterized protein LOC124896749 — protein MFSVFKMFCKSQDLNLAEMSTVGTEQGEKEYGFSDDMVELLLFALEDLKRSLKERGFNLMIRFGIAENVIEGIVKEVFTYYICLFWYLSTSDTSHLYSYCVFSGLRTYQAYSTRATSLYQYLCVLTTL, from the exons ATGTTTTCAGTCTTCAAGATGTTCTGCAAG AGTCAGGATCTTAATCTAGCAGAGATGTCCACCGTTGGAACCGAGCAAGGGGAAAAAGAATATG GATTTTCTGATGACATGGTCGAGTTACTTCTTTTTGCTCTGGAAGATCTGAAACGTTCACTGAAGGAACGAGGATTTAATCTGATGATCAGGTTCGGGATTGCAGAGAATGTCATAGAAGGGATCGTCAAAGAGGTTTTTACATATTATATTTGCTTATTCTGGTATTTATCTACCTCGGATACTTCCCATCTTTATTCTTATTGTGTGTTCTCAGGACTCCGAACTTACCAGGCTTATTCTACCCGGGCTACTTCATTATACCAGTATTTGTGTGTTCTCACGACTCTGTGA